A single Thermoanaerobacter uzonensis DSM 18761 DNA region contains:
- a CDS encoding S-layer homology domain-containing protein, translating into VKLGIVRGYEDNTFKPKDNATRAEAAAMLYRILEKTGNI; encoded by the coding sequence GTAAAGCTTGGGATAGTAAGAGGATATGAAGATAACACTTTCAAGCCAAAAGACAACGCTACAAGAGCAGAGGCAGCAGCTATGCTTTACAGAATCTTAGAGAAAACAGGAAATATATAA
- a CDS encoding SH3 domain-containing protein, which yields MGLDVTSDDFKVKLVKGLEFMAENKGPYLIHCTEGKDRTGIVAALLEALMGASKDEIVDDYMQSFTDYYGVQKGTEKYNLIAQQNILKILKIIAKADNLDKVDLAASAYNYLISAGMTPEQINMLKVNLSTPVQEKTKVPSTSQPEPQKTSATTYNYGIVTASTLNVREGAGLGYKVIGVLPAGKVVTLLEEVNGWYKIDYNGKTGYIYSKYVAATPNPSNVVVLKAVKVTAKSGLNVRVSNSINARKIGAVPYGTKLKVVGEYNGWYQVLYNGGFGYVYGKYTK from the coding sequence ATGGGACTTGATGTTACAAGCGATGATTTTAAAGTAAAGCTTGTTAAAGGTCTTGAATTTATGGCAGAAAACAAAGGACCTTATCTTATACATTGTACAGAAGGAAAAGACCGTACAGGTATTGTGGCAGCATTACTTGAAGCTTTAATGGGTGCATCAAAGGACGAGATTGTTGATGACTATATGCAAAGTTTTACCGACTATTATGGTGTTCAGAAAGGGACTGAAAAATACAATTTAATTGCTCAGCAAAATATACTTAAGATACTTAAAATTATTGCAAAAGCTGATAATTTAGATAAAGTAGACCTTGCAGCATCTGCATACAATTACCTTATTTCGGCAGGTATGACACCTGAACAAATTAATATGCTAAAAGTTAATCTTTCAACACCAGTGCAAGAGAAAACAAAAGTACCTTCGACTTCACAACCAGAGCCACAAAAAACATCGGCAACAACTTACAATTACGGAATTGTCACAGCATCAACACTCAATGTGAGAGAAGGCGCAGGGCTTGGATATAAGGTAATAGGAGTGCTTCCTGCAGGTAAAGTTGTTACACTGCTTGAAGAAGTAAATGGATGGTATAAGATTGACTACAATGGAAAAACAGGATATATTTACAGTAAGTATGTTGCTGCAACTCCGAATCCATCAAATGTTGTTGTGCTAAAGGCTGTTAAGGTCACTGCTAAGAGTGGACTAAATGTAAGAGTAAGCAATTCTATCAATGCGAGAAAGATAGGAGCAGTGCCATACGGAACGAAGCTTAAAGTGGTTGGAGAGTACAACGGATGGTATCAAGTACTCTACAATGGCGGATTTGGATATGTATATGGAAAATATACAAAATAA
- a CDS encoding pyridoxal-phosphate-dependent aminotransferase family protein, with protein MKEMLLMTPGPTMVPEEVKKVAGAQPLHHRTEEFYELFSNLNKNLKEIFKTKNEVITLTSSGTGGMEAVIANLFSIGDKVLVASIGYFGERFYDIAKAYGLDAELYDFGWGKAVDLNVLEDKLRNGNYKALLVTHNETSTGVTNNVKEIAKIANMYGVVVIVDAVSSLGGIPLEMDEWGIDAVITCSQKCLMSPPGLSFVALSERAWKIAETSNLPKYYFNLKKAKEGVLKPNPDTPATPAVSTIMAVAKATNIILEFGLDNVYKRQATYGKRVREYVKNLGLELLPEEDIASDLITAIKVPEKYKASEIINHMKEKHGILITGGQGPLKGKIIRIGHMGYVTEEMLAKTLEALKDAIEG; from the coding sequence ATGAAAGAAATGTTATTGATGACACCGGGGCCTACAATGGTACCGGAAGAGGTAAAAAAAGTAGCTGGTGCACAGCCATTACACCATAGAACAGAAGAATTTTATGAATTATTTTCTAATCTCAATAAAAATTTAAAAGAAATATTTAAAACTAAAAATGAAGTTATAACTTTGACCTCATCAGGAACGGGTGGAATGGAAGCTGTCATTGCGAATCTTTTTTCCATTGGTGATAAAGTATTAGTAGCCAGTATAGGTTATTTCGGAGAAAGATTTTATGATATAGCAAAAGCTTATGGCCTTGATGCAGAGCTTTATGATTTTGGTTGGGGAAAGGCGGTAGACCTTAACGTATTAGAGGACAAATTAAGAAATGGTAATTACAAAGCTCTTTTAGTTACTCATAATGAAACTTCTACAGGAGTTACAAATAATGTAAAAGAAATTGCAAAAATTGCTAATATGTATGGCGTGGTAGTCATCGTTGATGCTGTGAGTTCTTTAGGCGGCATACCACTTGAAATGGACGAATGGGGTATTGATGCAGTAATAACTTGTTCTCAAAAATGCCTTATGTCGCCTCCTGGACTGAGCTTTGTCGCTTTAAGTGAAAGAGCATGGAAAATAGCGGAAACTTCTAATCTTCCAAAATATTATTTTAACTTGAAAAAAGCAAAAGAAGGAGTTTTAAAACCCAATCCTGATACTCCTGCTACTCCTGCTGTCTCTACAATAATGGCTGTAGCAAAAGCGACAAACATAATTTTGGAATTTGGACTGGATAATGTATACAAAAGGCAAGCCACCTATGGGAAAAGAGTAAGAGAATACGTAAAGAATTTGGGATTAGAACTGCTGCCGGAAGAGGACATAGCTTCTGATTTAATAACTGCTATAAAAGTTCCTGAAAAGTACAAAGCATCAGAGATTATAAATCACATGAAGGAAAAACATGGAATATTGATAACAGGAGGACAAGGACCTTTAAAAGGTAAAATCATAAGAATAGGTCACATGGGTTATGTTACTGAAGAAATGCTTGCTAAAACTCTTGAAGCGTTGAAAGACGCAATAGAGGGGTAA
- the serA gene encoding phosphoglycerate dehydrogenase, with the protein MRIIVTEKISENGIEYLKKHADVDVKTNISRDELLETIKDYDAIIVRSATKVDRELIEKGEKLKVIGRAGNGVDNIDVTAATEKGILVVNTPAGNTVAAAELTIGLMLAIARNIPQAYHAGINGDFRRDKFKGVELNGKTVGVIGLGRIGSLVASRLAAFNMRVIAYDPYMPDERFEKYGVEKVTLDELLQQSDFITIHLPKTEETKKMLSEKEFKKMKKGVRIVNAARGGIIDEKALYNAIKEGIVAAAGLDVLEVEPKYNVEQQDFNNPLLELPNVVFTPHIGASTYEAQENIGISIAQEVISALNGNLYGNIVNLPGVKSDEFSQLKPYMKLAEAMGAFYYQINDTPVRLVEVIYRGEISKTNTDIVTLYALKGFLKPVLEEDVSVVNAKLRAKEMGIEVVEGKIEEINHYSSLIILKITDTNGKTTQFAGTTYGEEVRIVEYMGHKVNFEPTEYMLFVKNKDIPGVIGHIGNVLGDFGINISTMQVSPNKNDGTALMIVSTDKEIPDEAVESLNKLNSIIKARAVKGLI; encoded by the coding sequence TTGAGGATAATTGTCACAGAGAAAATATCAGAAAATGGCATTGAATATCTAAAAAAACACGCTGACGTGGACGTGAAAACTAATATTTCAAGAGATGAGCTTTTAGAAACTATTAAAGATTATGACGCCATTATTGTCAGAAGTGCTACAAAAGTAGATAGAGAACTTATCGAAAAAGGTGAAAAATTAAAAGTCATAGGTCGTGCGGGAAATGGCGTTGACAATATTGATGTAACAGCAGCTACTGAAAAAGGAATTCTTGTTGTAAATACTCCTGCTGGAAATACTGTAGCTGCTGCGGAATTGACCATTGGCCTTATGCTGGCTATAGCCAGAAATATACCGCAGGCATATCACGCTGGTATTAATGGGGATTTTAGAAGGGATAAATTCAAAGGCGTTGAATTGAACGGAAAAACTGTCGGTGTAATAGGATTAGGAAGAATTGGTTCTCTTGTGGCGTCTAGACTTGCAGCATTTAATATGAGAGTAATTGCATATGACCCCTATATGCCAGATGAACGTTTTGAAAAGTACGGTGTGGAAAAAGTTACTTTAGATGAATTGCTTCAGCAATCAGACTTTATAACAATTCACCTCCCAAAAACGGAAGAGACCAAAAAAATGCTCAGTGAAAAAGAGTTCAAAAAAATGAAAAAGGGAGTTAGAATAGTAAATGCTGCACGAGGAGGCATCATTGATGAAAAAGCCCTTTACAATGCCATTAAAGAGGGCATTGTAGCGGCAGCAGGATTAGACGTTCTTGAAGTAGAACCTAAATATAATGTAGAACAACAAGATTTTAACAATCCACTTCTTGAACTGCCAAATGTCGTTTTTACGCCTCATATTGGAGCTTCAACTTATGAAGCGCAAGAAAACATAGGCATATCCATTGCTCAAGAAGTAATCTCGGCTTTAAACGGTAATCTGTACGGAAATATAGTAAATTTACCCGGGGTAAAATCCGACGAATTTTCACAGCTCAAACCTTATATGAAATTGGCTGAAGCCATGGGCGCATTTTATTATCAAATAAATGATACTCCTGTTAGATTGGTTGAAGTGATATATAGAGGAGAAATTTCAAAAACTAATACAGATATTGTTACTCTCTATGCTCTTAAAGGCTTTTTAAAGCCTGTATTAGAGGAGGATGTGAGTGTTGTAAATGCAAAATTAAGGGCAAAAGAAATGGGAATAGAAGTTGTAGAGGGTAAAATCGAAGAAATAAACCACTATTCAAGCCTTATCATTCTCAAGATTACAGATACCAATGGCAAAACAACACAATTTGCAGGAACCACATATGGAGAAGAAGTGAGAATTGTAGAGTATATGGGACATAAAGTAAATTTTGAACCTACGGAGTACATGCTATTTGTCAAGAATAAAGACATACCGGGGGTTATAGGTCACATAGGGAATGTGTTAGGAGACTTTGGCATAAACATTTCTACCATGCAAGTAAGCCCAAATAAAAATGATGGAACCGCATTAATGATTGTAAGCACAGACAAAGAAATTCCTGATGAAGCAGTAGAGTCTCTAAATAAATTAAATAGCATAATAAAAGCAAGAGCGGTTAAAGGATTGATATAG